In Devosia litorisediminis, one genomic interval encodes:
- a CDS encoding PAS domain S-box protein, whose product MTDKGSALDLFELAPAAMVLCHRQGFVQKFNRAFARLVGWQDGKIPPARQFKELLTRPSQYIYGSQVVPPLHLLGAVEEIELDIVTADGSKLPVLLGAVQIDGGDGENLHCFSLTPVKGRRAYAREQFEARAKLERQQEYLDLAEKLARVGHWHAQLATGEVFWSPVVYSIHGRDPADAAPLDLEKAINYYHADDREAVRAAITEAMDSKQPFAFEKRLAPSEHQGVRYVEAYGLCEFDNAGQPTGIFGVLRDVTEARQAQADLEASEERYRMLADSVPGLIGYWDRDLCCRFANQAYQEWTPYAPAELVGMTMAQVAGEELFARNQPYVVAALGGERQSFERTVVIPTGETRHAWIEYLPDHGPDGTVRGFYSMITDVTALKQRDQAEQESNALQSAVLSSTSYMVIATKPDGTVTMFNAAAEAALGYRAEDVIGKHTPGLWHDVSEVVERTEQINAELETAIEPGFATFIAQADRTGSETRGWTYIAKDGRRFPVRLSVTQLRDTDEQITGYLGVVEDITDRKAAEEALRTSEETFRVAMEHASIGMTVLDPGGRWVRVNQALTQLLGYTEEQLLGLDFIAVTHPDDRVASEQVVQQLLSGEIDTHTAEKRYLCRDGQSVWAQLSAAAVRNPDGSTKYLVAQIQDITERREVERVKNELISTVSHELRTPVTSIRGALGLLAGTMANDLSPQAVKLVDIANKNSERLILLVNDMLDIDKIASGKMAFDLRSEALGPIIGMALENNQPYADRFGVSINTNAEELSVEVMVDPARLQQVMSNLLSNAAKFSPAGEQVDVTVTAGDTMCRVAVRDYGQGISTAFAPLIFGKFTQADSSATRSKYGSGLGLHISREIILQMGGQIGFDSTPGEGATFWIDLPLAVA is encoded by the coding sequence TTGACTGACAAAGGGTCAGCGCTGGATCTGTTCGAGTTGGCGCCAGCAGCCATGGTGCTGTGCCATCGGCAGGGCTTCGTGCAGAAATTCAACCGGGCATTTGCTCGGCTGGTCGGCTGGCAGGATGGCAAGATACCGCCGGCGCGACAGTTCAAGGAACTACTGACCAGGCCGTCGCAATACATCTATGGCTCACAGGTTGTGCCGCCGCTGCATCTGTTGGGCGCGGTCGAAGAGATCGAGCTTGATATCGTCACAGCGGATGGATCGAAACTTCCCGTATTGCTTGGCGCAGTGCAGATCGACGGCGGCGATGGCGAAAACCTGCATTGCTTCTCGCTCACCCCGGTCAAGGGACGACGCGCTTACGCCCGCGAGCAGTTCGAGGCACGGGCCAAGCTTGAGAGACAGCAGGAATATCTCGACCTCGCCGAGAAGCTTGCCCGGGTAGGGCATTGGCACGCCCAACTGGCCACCGGCGAGGTGTTCTGGTCGCCGGTGGTCTATTCGATCCATGGGCGGGATCCCGCCGACGCGGCGCCCCTCGATCTTGAAAAGGCCATCAATTATTATCACGCGGACGACCGCGAGGCTGTGCGCGCCGCCATCACTGAGGCGATGGACAGCAAGCAACCCTTCGCGTTTGAAAAGCGACTGGCACCGAGCGAGCATCAGGGCGTGCGTTATGTCGAAGCCTATGGTTTGTGCGAGTTTGACAATGCCGGACAGCCAACGGGCATATTCGGCGTCCTGCGCGACGTCACCGAGGCGCGCCAGGCTCAGGCCGACCTGGAAGCCAGCGAAGAGCGCTATCGCATGCTGGCCGACAGTGTTCCGGGCCTGATCGGCTATTGGGATCGCGATCTATGTTGCCGCTTCGCCAATCAGGCCTACCAGGAATGGACCCCCTATGCGCCTGCCGAGCTGGTGGGCATGACCATGGCACAAGTCGCCGGCGAAGAACTCTTCGCGCGTAACCAGCCATACGTGGTCGCTGCCCTGGGCGGCGAGCGACAGAGCTTCGAGCGCACCGTGGTGATCCCCACCGGGGAAACGCGCCACGCCTGGATCGAATATCTGCCCGATCACGGGCCCGATGGCACGGTGCGCGGGTTCTACTCGATGATCACTGATGTCACTGCGCTCAAGCAGCGCGACCAGGCCGAGCAGGAATCCAACGCGCTACAGTCCGCGGTATTGTCCAGCACCAGTTACATGGTCATTGCCACAAAGCCAGACGGTACCGTGACCATGTTCAACGCGGCAGCGGAGGCTGCCCTCGGCTATCGCGCCGAAGACGTCATTGGCAAACACACACCGGGGCTCTGGCACGATGTGAGCGAGGTTGTTGAGCGTACCGAGCAGATCAATGCAGAACTAGAAACCGCTATAGAACCTGGCTTTGCCACGTTTATTGCCCAAGCCGATCGCACTGGATCTGAGACGCGAGGCTGGACCTATATCGCCAAGGACGGACGTCGCTTCCCCGTCCGGCTGAGTGTCACCCAACTGCGCGATACCGATGAGCAGATCACCGGTTATCTCGGCGTGGTAGAAGACATTACCGACCGCAAAGCGGCAGAAGAAGCCCTGCGCACCAGTGAGGAGACCTTCCGCGTTGCCATGGAGCATGCCAGCATCGGTATGACGGTGCTTGACCCCGGGGGGCGCTGGGTCCGGGTTAATCAGGCGCTGACGCAATTGCTGGGCTATACGGAGGAACAACTGCTCGGTCTGGACTTCATTGCCGTCACCCACCCCGATGACAGGGTGGCCAGCGAGCAAGTGGTTCAACAATTGCTGTCGGGGGAAATTGACACGCACACGGCCGAAAAGCGCTATCTGTGTCGCGACGGACAATCGGTCTGGGCACAGTTGAGCGCTGCCGCCGTACGCAATCCCGATGGCAGCACTAAATACCTGGTAGCCCAGATACAGGACATCACCGAGCGCCGCGAAGTCGAGCGGGTCAAGAACGAGCTGATCTCGACGGTTAGTCATGAATTGCGTACACCCGTCACCTCGATCCGGGGAGCGCTTGGCCTGCTGGCCGGGACCATGGCCAACGATCTGTCGCCGCAGGCTGTCAAGCTGGTCGACATTGCCAACAAGAACAGCGAGCGGCTGATCCTGCTGGTCAACGACATGCTCGACATCGACAAAATTGCCTCGGGCAAGATGGCGTTTGACCTCCGCTCGGAGGCGTTGGGCCCGATTATTGGGATGGCGCTTGAAAACAACCAGCCCTATGCAGACCGCTTCGGGGTGAGCATCAACACCAATGCCGAAGAGCTGTCGGTCGAAGTGATGGTCGATCCGGCGCGCCTGCAGCAGGTCATGAGTAATCTGCTCTCCAATGCGGCCAAGTTTTCGCCTGCTGGTGAGCAGGTGGACGTTACCGTCACGGCGGGCGACACAATGTGCCGCGTTGCCGTCCGCGATTACGGACAGGGCATTTCAACCGCTTTTGCGCCGCTGATCTTTGGCAAATTTACCCAGGCGGACTCCTCGGCCACCCGCTCCAAATACGGT
- a CDS encoding alpha/beta fold hydrolase, with translation MSLIDRHAVTVSGRGTKPMVFLHGYGCDQNMWRLMTPFFEEAHKVVLYDQIGAGRSDLSAYDKDKYNRLQGYADDLIAICDELALGPVVVVGHSISGTIALLAAKKRPELFEKLVMVGPSPSFINDGDYVGGFDRSDIDDMLEFLQLNHEGWSSQMAPIIMGNPDRPALAEELEASFCRTDPQIAKQFARATFLSDHRADLVDVNTPTLILQSDDDTIAPVSVGTYMAQNMPNAQMVLLRAQGHCPHISSAPLVSKAILDYLAQ, from the coding sequence ATGTCGCTGATTGATCGACACGCCGTCACTGTTAGCGGACGGGGTACCAAACCGATGGTTTTTCTGCACGGGTATGGGTGTGACCAGAATATGTGGCGTCTGATGACGCCCTTTTTCGAAGAGGCCCACAAGGTCGTTCTGTACGATCAGATCGGCGCCGGCCGGTCGGATCTGAGCGCCTATGACAAGGACAAATATAACCGCCTGCAAGGCTATGCTGATGATCTGATCGCGATTTGTGACGAGTTGGCGCTCGGCCCTGTCGTTGTGGTGGGGCACAGCATTAGCGGCACCATTGCGCTTCTGGCCGCCAAGAAACGCCCGGAACTATTCGAGAAACTGGTGATGGTCGGCCCCTCACCAAGCTTTATCAATGATGGCGACTATGTCGGCGGCTTCGACCGGTCGGATATCGACGACATGCTCGAATTTCTCCAGCTCAACCACGAAGGCTGGTCCAGCCAGATGGCCCCCATCATCATGGGCAACCCGGATCGCCCCGCGCTCGCCGAGGAACTCGAAGCTAGCTTCTGTCGGACTGATCCGCAAATTGCCAAGCAATTCGCCAGGGCGACATTCCTGTCTGACCACCGGGCCGATCTGGTTGATGTGAATACACCCACGCTGATTCTGCAGAGCGATGACGATACGATCGCTCCGGTAAGTGTGGGGACGTATATGGCCCAGAACATGCCCAATGCGCAGATGGTGCTACTGCGGGCGCAGGGGCATTGCCCTCACATCAGTTCAGCCCCCCTGGTGTCAAAAGCCATTCTTGATTACCTGGCGCAGTAG
- a CDS encoding LysR family transcriptional regulator: MRILDMTTFVALARHRHFGRAAEELHTTQPAISIRLAAMEEEFGCRLMHRTGRNFSLTPSGQRVLETFQSILSAYDGLKHELTDEASLAPKVVRIGAIDSVSSTWMTPFVEALHEAAPTLKIELTVEGTKSLIDGMNKGEFDVIFALDPAIGDNFRSFTSCVLQMTWAGSPKIINPDRTYSVDDLASLPIITFPKDTPPYRMIAPYFQDEQVLASKLTSSNSLYSIINLLIDGFGVGAIPSVTIKRELKMGLLHPIRVTKHFPAMPIIGTYQAISERDLIRRVVEQAHVSAALYCATVDPSMAWVD; the protein is encoded by the coding sequence ATGCGCATCCTCGACATGACCACCTTTGTCGCCTTGGCGCGGCACCGCCATTTTGGCCGTGCCGCCGAAGAACTGCATACGACGCAGCCAGCAATTTCCATTCGTCTTGCGGCGATGGAGGAGGAGTTTGGCTGCCGTCTCATGCACCGCACCGGACGCAATTTCTCGCTGACCCCCAGCGGACAGCGTGTGCTGGAAACCTTCCAGTCGATCCTGAGTGCCTATGACGGGCTCAAGCATGAACTGACCGACGAGGCCAGTCTGGCGCCCAAGGTGGTGCGGATCGGGGCAATCGACTCGGTGTCCTCGACCTGGATGACGCCCTTTGTCGAAGCGTTGCACGAAGCGGCGCCAACGCTGAAGATCGAGCTGACGGTTGAAGGCACCAAAAGCCTGATCGACGGGATGAACAAGGGCGAGTTCGATGTGATCTTTGCGCTCGATCCGGCCATTGGCGACAATTTCCGCAGCTTCACGTCCTGCGTGCTGCAGATGACATGGGCGGGATCGCCCAAGATCATCAATCCGGACCGCACCTATAGCGTCGATGATCTGGCGAGCCTGCCCATCATCACCTTCCCCAAGGACACCCCGCCCTACCGGATGATCGCGCCCTATTTCCAGGACGAGCAGGTGCTGGCCAGCAAGCTGACGAGCTCCAATTCGCTATACTCGATCATCAATCTGCTCATTGACGGCTTTGGCGTCGGCGCCATTCCCAGCGTCACCATCAAGCGCGAGCTCAAGATGGGACTGTTGCACCCGATCCGGGTGACCAAGCATTTTCCCGCCATGCCCATTATCGGCACTTATCAGGCGATCAGCGAACGCGATCTGATCCGCCGCGTGGTCGAACAGGCCCATGTCAGCGCCGCGCTTTACTGCGCGACAGTGGACCCCAGCATGGCCTGGGTGGATTAG